In a single window of the Diospyros lotus cultivar Yz01 chromosome 10, ASM1463336v1, whole genome shotgun sequence genome:
- the LOC127811896 gene encoding trans-resveratrol di-O-methyltransferase-like, translated as MATNDEERISTTDELLRAHAHVWNHTFAFVSSACLKSAVQLGIPDIIHRHGQPMKLSHLVASLPALNPSKSHCIRRLMRLLAHDGFFVELKAADAGEEEEAEYTLTPASHLLLRTTPASVSPFVLLMLDPLMVKPLNWLTPWLGNDDPTPFLTANGQTIWDYAGQNPAFNSLFNEGMESDSRMVASVVIEECRGAFEGLSSLVDVGGGTGTMAKAIAEAFPEMKCTVLDLPQVVDKLPGRKNLFFTPGNMFEAIPPANAILLKWILHNWGDEDCVKILRHCREAIPSRQKGGKVLIIDIVVGHQKLEEANANGDKSTQTQLFFDMLMMVLHIAKEKTEKEWANLFSVSGFSDYKINPIIGLRSLIEIYP; from the exons ATGGCCACGAATGACGAAGAGAGAATTAGCACTACTGATGAGCTTCTCCGTGCGCATGCTCACGTCTGGAACCATACCTTCGCTTTCGTAAGCTCAGCCTGTCTGAAAAGTGCAGTTCAGCTGGGCATACCAGACATCATTCATCGCCATGGCCAACCCATGAAGCTCTCCCATCTGGTTGCTTCTCTTCCTGCTCTCAACCCCTCCAAATCCCACTGCATCCGTCGCCTCATGCGCCTGCTAGCTCACGATGGGTTCTTCGTTGAGCTGAAAGCCGCCGACGCcggggaggaggaagaagccGAGTACACTCTCACGCCGGCCTCCCATCTCCTCCTAAGGACTACACCTGCGAGCGTGTCGCCTTTCGTGCTCTTGATGCTCGATCCTCTCATGGTAAAGCCATTGAATTGGCTGACTCCATGGCTGGGGAACGACGATCCCACCCCGTTCCTGACGGCGAATGGACAGACGATTTGGGATTACGCCGGCCAGAACCCCGCCTTTAACAGTCTTTTCAACGAGGGCATGGAGAGTGATTCGCGTATGGTGGCGTCTGTGGTGATCGAAGAGTGCAGAGGAGCCTTCGAGGGGCTGAGCTCGTTGGTCGATGTGGGGGGCGGCACCGGGACGATGGCTAAGGCCATCGCGGAGGCATTCCCAGAGATGAAGTGCACCGTGCTTGATCTTCCTCAAGTAGTTGACAAGCTGCCAGGGAGAAAGAACTTGTTCTTCACACCTGGAAACATGTTTGAGGCCATCCCCCCGGCAAATGCAATTCTACTCAAG TGGATATTGCACAATTGGGGCGATGAAGATTGCGTGAAGATACTAAGACATTGTAGAGAGGCCATTCCAAGCAGACAGAAAGGAGGAAAGGTTCTCATTATCGACATCGTGGTGGGACACCAAAAGCTAGAAGAAGCAAATGCAAATGGTGACAAGTCCACCCAAACACAACTCTTCTTTGATATGTTAATGATGGTGTTGCACATTGCGAAGGAAAAAACTGAGAAAGAGTGGGCAAACTTGTTCTCCGTATCTGGCTTTAGTGACTACAAGATAAACCCTATTATTGGTTTACGATCTCTTATCGAGATTTATCCATGA